The following proteins are co-located in the Flavobacterium sp. CECT 9288 genome:
- a CDS encoding bifunctional precorrin-2 dehydrogenase/sirohydrochlorin ferrochelatase, with amino-acid sequence MERNELYPIFLKLHNLNVLIVGGGNVGLEKLSFLLKSSPNANVEVVAPWFLPELETLAASHPTVKLTYKKFNRWMLRKRHMVIACTDDLKVNKRIYDLSRKRYLICNIADTPPLCDYYLGGIVTKGNVKIAISTNGKSPTTAKRLREFFEEIIPDDINKMVENLNEYRKTLKGNFEEKVQKMNEITETLKAK; translated from the coding sequence GTGGAGAGAAACGAATTATATCCAATTTTTTTAAAATTACACAACCTCAATGTGCTCATTGTGGGTGGCGGAAATGTGGGTTTAGAAAAACTATCGTTTCTGTTGAAATCCAGTCCCAATGCCAATGTTGAGGTAGTGGCGCCTTGGTTTTTACCAGAGTTAGAAACCTTGGCTGCAAGTCACCCAACAGTGAAGTTGACCTATAAAAAATTCAATCGCTGGATGCTCCGTAAACGCCACATGGTGATTGCCTGTACCGATGATTTAAAGGTGAACAAGAGGATTTATGATTTGTCCCGAAAAAGATATTTGATTTGCAACATTGCTGATACACCGCCATTGTGTGATTATTATTTGGGCGGAATTGTAACCAAAGGGAATGTGAAAATTGCCATTTCAACCAACGGGAAATCACCCACTACAGCCAAACGACTGCGAGAATTTTTTGAAGAAATAATTCCAGACGATATTAATAAAATGGTCGAAAACCTCAATGAATATCGCAAAACACTGAAAGGAAATTTTGAGGAAAAAGTTCAGAAAATGAATGAAATCACAGAGACGCTTAAAGCAAAGTAA
- a CDS encoding NAD(P)/FAD-dependent oxidoreductase produces the protein MIKTDILIIGAGPTGLFAVFEAGLLKLKCHILDALPQAGGQLSELYPKKPIYDIPGFPEVLAGDLVDNLMEQIKQFEPGFTLGERAETIEKQEDGTFIVTSNKGKKFHAPVIAIAGGLGSFEPRKPLIEDIEFYEDKGIKYFIKNPEKFRDKRVVIAGGGDSALDWSIFLSNVASEVTLIHRRNEFRGALDSVEKVQELKSSGKIKMITPGEVVGLKGAEHLEAVVVEENGAQRTIETDYFIPLFGLTPKLGPIGDWGLEIEKNAIKVNNSLDYQTNIPGIFAIGDVNTYPGKLKLILCGFHEATLMCQAAYQIINPGKRYVLKYTTVSGVDGFDGTRKEAPKAVVKAIV, from the coding sequence ATGATTAAAACAGACATACTCATTATTGGCGCGGGGCCAACAGGTTTATTTGCAGTTTTTGAAGCAGGATTATTAAAATTAAAATGCCATATTTTAGATGCTTTACCACAAGCGGGTGGGCAGTTATCAGAGTTATATCCTAAAAAGCCTATTTATGATATTCCTGGATTTCCAGAAGTATTGGCTGGTGATTTAGTAGATAATTTAATGGAGCAAATCAAGCAGTTCGAACCAGGTTTTACCTTAGGTGAACGTGCAGAAACCATCGAAAAACAAGAAGACGGAACATTTATTGTGACTTCAAACAAAGGCAAGAAATTCCATGCTCCAGTTATTGCTATTGCTGGTGGATTAGGTAGTTTTGAACCAAGAAAGCCATTGATTGAGGATATCGAATTTTACGAAGACAAAGGAATTAAATACTTCATTAAAAATCCAGAGAAATTCCGTGACAAGCGTGTGGTTATCGCTGGAGGTGGTGATTCAGCTCTAGATTGGAGTATCTTTTTGTCAAATGTAGCTTCAGAAGTGACTTTGATTCACCGTCGCAATGAGTTTCGTGGTGCTTTAGACTCGGTAGAAAAAGTACAAGAGCTTAAGTCTTCAGGTAAAATAAAAATGATTACGCCAGGTGAAGTAGTTGGCTTAAAAGGAGCTGAGCATCTTGAGGCAGTTGTAGTCGAGGAAAATGGAGCACAACGCACCATCGAAACCGATTATTTTATTCCGCTTTTTGGTCTTACGCCAAAGTTAGGTCCTATCGGCGACTGGGGATTAGAAATCGAAAAGAACGCCATCAAAGTAAACAACTCCTTAGATTACCAAACCAATATTCCTGGAATTTTCGCCATTGGTGACGTAAATACCTATCCAGGAAAATTAAAATTAATCTTGTGCGGATTCCACGAAGCCACATTAATGTGTCAAGCGGCCTACCAAATCATTAATCCAGGAAAGCGTTATGTGTTAAAATACACTACCGTTTCTGGTGTAGATGGTTTTGACGGAACTCGTAAAGAAGCTCCAAAAGCGGTTGTAAAAGCAATCGTGTAA
- a CDS encoding homocysteine S-methyltransferase family protein, producing the protein MSSIHEAITKNILILDGAMGTMLQRYNFSEEDFRGERFKDFPHSLKGNNDLLSLTQPQAIKDVHAAYFEAGADIVETNTFSGTTIGMADYYLEEYVYELNYESAKIAREVADEFTAKNPDKPRFVAGSIGPTNRTASMSPDVNDPGYRAVTFDDLRIAYKQQVEALMDGGCDLLLVETIFDTLNAKAALFAIEEVKDERNLDIPIMVSGTITDASGRTLSGQTVEAFLVSVSHIPLLSVGFNCALGADLLKPYLQTLSQNTSFNVSAHPNAGLPNAFGEYDETPEQMQAFIKEYLDDNLVNIIGGCCGTTPAHIKLIADIAKEYKPRVSTAVM; encoded by the coding sequence ATGTCAAGCATTCACGAAGCCATTACAAAAAACATACTCATCCTTGATGGAGCTATGGGAACCATGTTGCAACGTTACAATTTCTCCGAAGAAGATTTTAGAGGAGAACGTTTCAAGGATTTTCCGCATTCGCTAAAAGGAAACAATGATTTATTGTCGCTCACGCAGCCACAAGCTATAAAAGACGTTCACGCCGCATATTTTGAAGCCGGAGCTGATATTGTTGAAACCAATACCTTCTCAGGAACCACCATCGGTATGGCCGATTACTATCTGGAAGAATATGTGTATGAATTGAACTATGAGTCGGCCAAAATAGCCCGCGAAGTAGCCGATGAATTTACCGCTAAAAATCCAGATAAACCTCGTTTTGTAGCGGGTTCCATTGGACCCACGAACAGAACAGCAAGCATGTCACCAGATGTAAACGATCCCGGTTACAGAGCTGTAACTTTTGATGATTTGCGCATTGCGTACAAGCAACAAGTAGAAGCGCTTATGGATGGTGGTTGCGATTTACTTTTGGTAGAAACTATTTTTGATACCTTAAATGCCAAAGCAGCACTTTTTGCCATTGAAGAAGTAAAAGACGAACGCAATCTTGATATTCCTATTATGGTCTCTGGTACGATAACCGATGCTTCCGGAAGAACACTTTCGGGACAAACCGTTGAGGCTTTTTTAGTTTCAGTATCGCACATACCGTTGTTGAGTGTAGGATTCAATTGCGCCCTCGGTGCCGATTTGCTCAAGCCGTATTTACAAACCTTGTCGCAAAACACGTCTTTCAACGTGTCGGCGCATCCTAATGCAGGTTTACCTAATGCCTTTGGAGAATACGACGAAACACCAGAACAGATGCAAGCTTTTATCAAAGAATATCTCGATGATAATTTGGTCAACATTATAGGCGGTTGTTGCGGAACAACACCAGCACACATCAAATTAATTGCCGATATCGCCAAGGAATACAAACCGAGGGTTTCGACCGCGGTGATGTAA
- the metH gene encoding methionine synthase, protein MAEKRRNLVLSGLEPLIITPESVFVNVGERTNVTGSRKFLRLIKEEKYDDALDIARQQVEGGAQIIDINMDEGMLDGAYAMTKFLNLIAAEPDISRVPIMIDSSKWEIIEAGLKVVQGKCVVNSISLKEGEEAFIHHAKLIKRYGAAVIVMAFDEVGQADNYERRVEICQRSYDILVGIGFPPQDIIFDLNIFPVATGMEEHRLNALDFFRGTKWVRENLPHAHISGGVSNVSFSFRGNDTVREAMHSVFLYHAIQNGMTMGIVNPEMLTIYDDIPKDLLEHVEDVILDRRDDATERLLDFAENVKGDGTKTNEAVVQEWRSGTVQERITHSLVKGVDAFIEEDVEEARQAATKPIEVIEINLMTGMNVVGDLFGSGKMFLPQVVKSARVMKKAVAYLLPFIEAAKQVGDKSGNGKILMATVKGDVHDIGKNIVSVVLACNNYEIVDLGVMVPPEKIIAAAIEHEVDIIGLSGLITPSLDEMVYLAKELDKRGLKIPVMIGGATTSRAHTAVKIAPQYSQTVIHVNDASRAVTVAGNLLDHNRKIYASDIRAEYDAFRETFLNRSRDKNFLTIEQARKNKLQLDWDNFTPVKPKVIGKQIVEVDLETLVPYIDWTPFFRTWELFGKYPAILTDEVVGEQATSVFADAQAMLKVILEEKKLTAKGVYGIFPANQINDDDIELQPITDNSQPITFLTLRQQSQKTKGAPNIALSDFIAPKESGKVDYMGAFCVTTGFGVDEWAAEFEKDLDDYNSIMVKALADRFAEAFAEYLHEKVRKEFWGYAANEDLSTEDMIDEVYKGIRPAPGYPACPDHLEKPTIWKLLNVAEEIGVTLTESMAMWPASSVSGYYFGNPESKYFGLGKIKEDQVIDYAKRRNVSTDVAMKWLNPNIAD, encoded by the coding sequence ATGGCAGAAAAAAGAAGAAACCTAGTATTATCAGGATTAGAACCCTTAATCATTACGCCGGAAAGTGTATTTGTGAATGTAGGGGAACGAACCAATGTGACGGGTTCGAGAAAATTTCTTCGATTGATTAAGGAAGAAAAATACGATGACGCGCTTGATATTGCGCGCCAGCAAGTAGAAGGCGGTGCACAAATCATCGATATCAATATGGATGAAGGAATGCTTGATGGCGCATATGCGATGACAAAATTCCTGAATTTAATTGCGGCTGAACCGGATATTTCGCGTGTGCCGATTATGATTGACAGCTCAAAATGGGAAATCATTGAGGCCGGTTTGAAAGTCGTACAAGGGAAATGTGTAGTGAATTCGATTTCGTTGAAAGAAGGCGAAGAAGCTTTTATTCACCATGCTAAATTGATCAAGCGTTACGGAGCGGCGGTAATTGTGATGGCTTTTGACGAAGTGGGTCAGGCGGATAATTACGAAAGGCGTGTTGAAATTTGTCAGCGTTCGTATGATATTTTGGTGGGAATTGGATTTCCGCCGCAAGATATCATCTTCGATTTGAATATTTTTCCAGTAGCAACAGGTATGGAAGAGCACCGCTTGAATGCGTTGGATTTCTTTAGAGGAACCAAGTGGGTTCGCGAAAATTTACCACACGCTCACATCAGTGGTGGGGTGAGTAACGTTTCGTTTTCATTTAGAGGGAACGACACGGTTCGGGAAGCGATGCACTCGGTTTTCTTGTACCACGCCATTCAAAACGGAATGACAATGGGGATTGTAAACCCAGAAATGTTGACTATTTATGACGATATTCCAAAGGATTTATTGGAACATGTTGAAGATGTGATTCTGGATCGTCGCGACGATGCGACTGAGCGTTTGCTTGATTTTGCCGAGAATGTAAAAGGAGATGGTACAAAAACCAATGAAGCAGTAGTTCAAGAATGGCGTTCAGGAACCGTTCAAGAAAGAATCACGCACTCATTAGTAAAAGGAGTGGATGCGTTTATTGAAGAAGATGTTGAAGAAGCGCGGCAAGCTGCTACAAAACCCATTGAGGTGATCGAAATCAACTTGATGACGGGAATGAATGTTGTGGGTGATTTGTTTGGTTCGGGTAAAATGTTTTTGCCACAAGTGGTGAAATCGGCACGTGTGATGAAAAAAGCAGTAGCTTATCTTTTGCCGTTTATTGAAGCGGCAAAGCAAGTTGGGGACAAATCTGGGAACGGAAAAATCCTGATGGCTACCGTAAAAGGTGATGTTCATGATATTGGAAAAAATATAGTTTCGGTGGTACTGGCTTGTAATAATTATGAGATTGTCGATTTAGGTGTAATGGTGCCTCCAGAAAAAATCATTGCTGCAGCTATTGAGCACGAAGTAGATATTATTGGATTGAGTGGATTAATTACGCCATCTCTTGACGAAATGGTGTATCTCGCTAAGGAATTGGATAAAAGAGGATTGAAAATTCCAGTCATGATTGGCGGTGCTACAACTTCGCGTGCGCATACAGCCGTGAAAATTGCGCCTCAATACAGCCAAACGGTAATTCACGTTAACGATGCATCGAGAGCGGTAACGGTAGCGGGTAATTTATTGGATCACAACCGAAAAATATATGCAAGTGATATTCGTGCCGAATACGATGCGTTTAGAGAAACGTTTTTGAATCGTTCCCGCGACAAGAATTTCTTGACCATTGAGCAAGCCCGAAAGAATAAATTGCAATTGGATTGGGATAATTTTACGCCCGTGAAACCTAAAGTAATTGGCAAGCAAATCGTAGAAGTAGATTTAGAAACTTTAGTACCATATATCGATTGGACGCCGTTTTTTAGAACTTGGGAATTGTTTGGAAAATATCCAGCTATTTTAACTGATGAGGTAGTAGGCGAACAAGCGACTTCGGTTTTTGCGGATGCACAAGCAATGTTGAAAGTGATTTTGGAGGAGAAAAAGTTAACAGCGAAAGGCGTTTACGGAATTTTTCCGGCGAATCAAATCAATGATGATGATATTGAGTTGCAACCAATAACCGATAACTCACAACCGATAACTTTTTTAACCCTTCGCCAACAATCTCAAAAAACCAAAGGTGCGCCTAACATCGCTTTGTCTGATTTTATTGCGCCAAAAGAAAGTGGGAAAGTGGATTATATGGGAGCTTTTTGTGTAACCACTGGTTTTGGTGTGGACGAATGGGCGGCAGAATTTGAAAAGGATTTAGATGATTATAATTCGATTATGGTGAAAGCGCTTGCTGATCGTTTCGCAGAGGCTTTTGCTGAATATTTGCACGAGAAAGTGCGTAAAGAATTTTGGGGTTATGCCGCAAACGAAGATTTATCTACCGAAGATATGATTGATGAGGTTTATAAAGGAATTCGACCAGCACCAGGATATCCAGCTTGTCCGGATCATTTAGAGAAACCCACGATTTGGAAGTTATTAAATGTTGCGGAAGAAATTGGAGTAACCTTAACCGAAAGTATGGCTATGTGGCCGGCTTCATCAGTATCGGGTTATTACTTTGGGAATCCAGAAAGTAAGTATTTTGGACTCGGAAAAATTAAAGAAGACCAAGTAATTGACTACGCCAAACGAAGAAATGTTTCGACCGATGTAGCCATGAAATGGTTGAACCCGAATATAGCAGACTAA
- the metF gene encoding methylenetetrahydrofolate reductase [NAD(P)H] has protein sequence MKVTQHIEKAKGETLFSFEIIPPQKGKSIQELYDNIDPLMEFKPPFIDVTTSREEFIYVDKGNGLLDKKLTRMRPGTLGICASITHKYNVDTVPHVLCGGFTKEETEYLLVDCHYLGINNVMALRGDAMKDEQSFVPKVGGNHFAIDLVQQIKLLNEGKYLHEVMHVDNKADFCIGVAGYPEKHLESPSLLSDLKRLKEKVDAGADYVVTQMFFDNAKYFEFVAKAREMGITVPIIPGIKPLAVQRHLQILPQIFRIDLPEDLIDAVDKCKTNADVKQVGIEWAIQQSRELKAAGVPVLHYYSMGKSENIRQIASQLF, from the coding sequence ATGAAAGTAACACAACATATAGAAAAAGCAAAAGGAGAAACTTTGTTTTCATTTGAAATTATCCCTCCTCAAAAAGGGAAAAGTATTCAAGAATTGTATGACAACATTGACCCGCTGATGGAGTTCAAACCGCCATTTATTGATGTGACTACCTCACGTGAGGAGTTTATTTATGTGGATAAAGGCAATGGTTTATTGGATAAAAAGCTAACCAGAATGCGACCAGGAACCCTTGGAATTTGCGCTTCGATAACACACAAATACAACGTAGATACGGTGCCTCATGTATTGTGCGGTGGTTTTACCAAAGAAGAAACAGAGTACTTACTAGTAGATTGTCATTATCTGGGCATCAATAATGTGATGGCGTTGCGTGGTGATGCTATGAAGGACGAACAATCCTTTGTTCCAAAAGTGGGAGGTAATCACTTTGCTATTGATCTAGTGCAGCAAATCAAATTATTGAACGAAGGCAAGTATTTGCATGAAGTGATGCATGTGGATAATAAGGCTGATTTTTGTATTGGTGTGGCTGGATATCCTGAAAAACATTTGGAATCTCCATCCTTACTGTCCGATTTGAAAAGGTTAAAAGAAAAAGTGGATGCGGGTGCTGATTATGTGGTGACACAAATGTTTTTTGATAATGCTAAATATTTTGAATTTGTTGCCAAAGCCAGAGAAATGGGAATTACAGTACCTATTATTCCGGGCATTAAGCCACTGGCGGTACAAAGGCATTTGCAAATTTTGCCGCAAATATTCCGAATTGATTTGCCAGAAGATTTAATTGATGCAGTAGACAAATGCAAAACAAATGCCGATGTGAAACAAGTGGGAATTGAATGGGCTATTCAGCAATCCCGCGAACTAAAGGCTGCAGGAGTTCCTGTTTTGCATTATTATTCGATGGGTAAATCAGAAAATATTCGCCAAATTGCGAGTCAACTTTTTTAG
- the gldA gene encoding gliding motility-associated ABC transporter ATP-binding subunit GldA, producing the protein MSIAVNNISKSYGAQKALDNISFSINKGEIVGFLGPNGAGKSTLMKILTTYITADEGTATVNGQDVNTNPKAVQLSIGYLPEHNPLYLDLYVREYLAFNADVYKVAKSRIEEVIQLTGLSTESHKKIGQLSKGYRQRVGLANALLHNPDVLILDEPTTGLDPNQLMEIRNVIKNVGKDKTVFLSTHIMQEVEAICDRVIIINNGKIVTDKKLDNLISEDKEQVIEVEFDFQVEEQLISKIENLVSYVNVHDMMWELTFKSDKDMRSVVFDFAQNNGLKTLQLNQKNKNLEAVFREITK; encoded by the coding sequence ATGTCAATAGCAGTAAATAACATTTCCAAAAGCTACGGTGCTCAAAAAGCATTAGATAACATTTCATTTTCAATTAACAAAGGAGAAATTGTTGGTTTTTTAGGTCCAAATGGAGCTGGAAAATCGACTTTGATGAAAATTTTAACTACCTACATTACCGCTGATGAAGGAACTGCCACGGTAAACGGGCAGGATGTAAACACCAATCCAAAAGCCGTACAACTTTCTATTGGGTACTTGCCGGAGCACAATCCGTTGTATTTGGATTTGTATGTTCGTGAATATTTAGCCTTTAACGCTGATGTGTACAAAGTTGCCAAATCTCGAATCGAAGAGGTAATTCAATTGACTGGTTTAAGTACCGAAAGCCACAAAAAAATAGGCCAACTCTCTAAAGGGTACCGCCAGCGTGTGGGATTGGCCAATGCGTTACTGCATAATCCTGATGTTTTAATCCTGGATGAGCCTACAACTGGTTTAGATCCGAATCAGTTGATGGAGATTAGAAACGTAATTAAAAACGTGGGAAAAGACAAGACTGTTTTTCTTTCTACACACATTATGCAAGAGGTTGAGGCAATTTGTGATCGCGTAATCATCATCAACAATGGAAAAATTGTTACTGATAAAAAACTAGACAACTTAATTTCTGAAGATAAAGAACAAGTCATTGAAGTGGAATTTGATTTTCAAGTCGAGGAACAATTGATTTCTAAAATTGAAAATCTTGTTTCGTATGTAAATGTTCACGATATGATGTGGGAACTGACTTTTAAATCAGATAAAGACATGCGTTCTGTAGTCTTTGATTTTGCTCAAAACAATGGTTTGAAAACTTTACAACTCAATCAAAAGAATAAAAATTTAGAAGCGGTGTTTAGAGAGATTACGAAATAG
- a CDS encoding dicarboxylate/amino acid:cation symporter, which translates to MKDIGSGGFLKNYKSIMLLLGGILAGSILGLVFGKEVEVLKPLGDIFLNLLFTAIIPLVFFTISASIATLEKTEKLGKLFLIVIGVFLFTVLVSAILMVVGVLIFPIHQDIIISKIPLEIVAENSTGSQITQLLTTGDFYELLSRKNMLALILFSFLVGFASLQSGEKGNDFSRFLQSGNEVMKQLLHIIMQTAPVGLGAYFAYQVGIFGPQLFGAYAKPLGLYYAVCAFYFIVFFSLYAYMAGGKLGFKVFWKNNITPSLTAIGTCSSIATIPANLDGAEKMNIPAHIRNVVIPLGAPLHKDGSSMSSIIKIAVIFAMFGKDFTDPITILTALGITVVVSVVEGGIPNGGYIGEILAITVYGFPMEQALPAAMIIGTLVDPMATLLNANGDLISAMLVARIAEGKKWLSEKVLV; encoded by the coding sequence ATGAAAGACATAGGATCAGGAGGTTTCTTGAAAAATTACAAAAGTATTATGTTGCTTCTTGGTGGTATCCTTGCAGGAAGTATATTAGGTTTGGTTTTTGGTAAAGAGGTGGAGGTTTTGAAACCTTTGGGAGACATTTTTCTAAATTTGTTGTTTACGGCTATCATTCCATTAGTGTTTTTTACCATATCGGCATCAATTGCTACTTTAGAAAAAACCGAAAAACTAGGAAAGTTATTCTTAATCGTAATTGGAGTCTTTTTGTTTACGGTCTTGGTTTCTGCAATCCTTATGGTAGTTGGAGTTTTGATTTTTCCAATCCATCAAGATATTATCATTTCTAAAATTCCGTTAGAAATTGTAGCCGAAAATAGTACTGGCTCCCAGATAACCCAATTGCTAACCACAGGAGATTTTTATGAATTGTTGTCCCGGAAAAACATGTTGGCACTCATTCTTTTTTCCTTTTTAGTAGGCTTTGCCAGCTTACAATCTGGTGAAAAAGGCAATGATTTCAGTAGGTTTTTACAATCTGGTAACGAAGTAATGAAACAATTGCTTCACATTATTATGCAAACAGCGCCTGTAGGTTTAGGTGCCTATTTTGCTTATCAGGTGGGTATTTTTGGTCCGCAATTGTTTGGTGCTTATGCCAAGCCGCTAGGGCTTTATTATGCTGTTTGTGCTTTTTACTTCATCGTATTCTTTAGTTTGTATGCCTACATGGCGGGTGGCAAATTAGGGTTTAAAGTGTTTTGGAAAAACAACATAACACCTTCGTTAACAGCCATTGGTACGTGCAGTAGTATTGCTACCATTCCTGCCAATCTTGACGGTGCCGAAAAAATGAATATTCCTGCTCACATTAGGAATGTCGTTATTCCATTGGGTGCACCCTTGCATAAAGATGGTTCGAGTATGTCCTCCATTATCAAGATAGCCGTTATTTTTGCCATGTTTGGTAAGGATTTTACGGATCCAATTACGATTCTCACCGCTTTGGGAATTACAGTTGTGGTTTCTGTTGTAGAGGGCGGAATTCCTAATGGCGGCTACATAGGCGAAATCCTAGCCATAACAGTTTATGGTTTCCCTATGGAACAAGCTTTGCCAGCAGCAATGATTATTGGAACTTTGGTGGATCCAATGGCAACTTTATTAAATGCTAATGGAGATTTGATTTCGGCAATGTTAGTGGCAAGAATTGCTGAAGGGAAAAAGTGGCTTTCTGAAAAAGTTCTAGTGTAA
- a CDS encoding prephenate dehydratase produces MNTIIGIQGITGSFHHQVAQEYFNHEFVLDECLSFEELVDSLLAGKSEQAIMAIENSIAGPIIPNYALIDKNNLHIIGEHYLNIHQNLMALKGQKIEDILEVHSHPMALLQCMDFLKKYPNIKLVEDKDTAETARRIQEKQLKGIAAIASKTASEMYDLEIIAPEIQTIKNNMTRFVIIKKENSFVPESEINRASIKFELDHKRGSLAAVLNVMSDCKLNLTKIQSLPKIETPWKYSFFVDVTFEKYEDYAKAKSLLNIMAEYFKVLGEYKNTKI; encoded by the coding sequence ATGAATACAATAATAGGAATACAAGGCATTACGGGCTCGTTTCATCATCAAGTGGCACAAGAATATTTCAATCATGAATTTGTTCTTGACGAGTGTTTGTCTTTTGAGGAATTGGTAGACAGCTTGTTAGCAGGCAAGTCAGAGCAAGCAATTATGGCCATCGAAAACTCTATTGCGGGTCCAATTATTCCCAATTATGCCTTAATTGACAAGAATAATTTACACATAATTGGTGAGCATTATTTGAATATTCATCAAAATTTAATGGCGTTGAAAGGTCAAAAAATTGAAGATATTCTCGAAGTACATTCGCATCCGATGGCATTATTACAATGTATGGATTTCTTGAAAAAATATCCCAATATCAAATTGGTTGAGGATAAAGATACTGCTGAGACAGCACGAAGAATTCAAGAAAAACAACTGAAAGGAATAGCGGCAATTGCAAGTAAAACAGCTTCGGAAATGTATGATTTGGAAATTATTGCACCAGAAATCCAGACGATTAAGAACAACATGACGCGCTTTGTGATTATCAAAAAAGAAAATTCATTTGTTCCTGAAAGTGAAATTAACAGAGCATCGATAAAATTTGAACTGGATCACAAACGCGGGAGTTTAGCAGCAGTTTTAAACGTAATGAGTGATTGTAAATTGAATTTAACTAAGATTCAATCTTTGCCCAAAATTGAAACACCATGGAAATATTCCTTTTTTGTGGATGTCACATTTGAGAAATACGAAGATTATGCTAAAGCAAAATCGTTATTGAATATTATGGCCGAATACTTTAAAGTCTTGGGCGAATACAAGAATACTAAAATATAA
- a CDS encoding aminotransferase class I/II-fold pyridoxal phosphate-dependent enzyme, protein MITTAKRLHIIEEYYFSSKLREVRQLAAEGKPIINMGIGSPDLQPAPAIVAAIVAAMRDENAHQYQSYQGLPELREGMAAFYAKNYGVTLNPITEILPLMGSKEGIMHISLAFLNEGDHVLIPNPGYPTYTSVTNLVGAVPVYYDLKEGNQWEPDFEALEQLDLTKVKIMWIGYPHMPTGARGSLELFEKLVAFAVKHEILLVNDNPYSFVLNDKPMSLLQVEGAKDVALELNSLSKTFNMAGWRVGMVLGNANAIDAVLKVKSNMDSGMFYGIQKGAVEALKSDKAWFDAMNEIYKKRRIVTEELAEKLGCKVYKEGVGLFVWAKLPAGVTSAEVFIDKILHEKSIFITPGTIFGSNGEGYIRFALCVEEEKIREAISRF, encoded by the coding sequence ATGATTACCACAGCAAAGCGTCTCCATATTATTGAAGAATACTATTTCTCCTCCAAATTGAGAGAAGTAAGGCAACTTGCAGCCGAAGGCAAACCCATCATTAATATGGGAATTGGCAGTCCAGATTTACAACCGGCGCCTGCAATTGTAGCTGCAATTGTAGCTGCGATGCGAGATGAAAACGCACATCAATACCAGAGTTATCAAGGTTTACCAGAGTTGCGCGAGGGCATGGCTGCTTTTTATGCCAAAAATTATGGTGTAACACTCAACCCTATAACAGAAATTTTGCCTTTGATGGGTTCTAAGGAAGGAATTATGCACATTTCGCTGGCATTTTTGAATGAAGGCGATCATGTTTTGATTCCGAATCCAGGTTATCCTACGTACACATCAGTGACCAATTTAGTTGGAGCGGTTCCAGTATATTATGATTTGAAAGAAGGAAACCAGTGGGAGCCGGACTTTGAAGCTTTGGAGCAATTGGATTTAACCAAGGTAAAAATCATGTGGATTGGCTATCCGCACATGCCAACGGGAGCTCGTGGTAGCTTAGAATTGTTTGAAAAATTAGTCGCTTTTGCTGTAAAACATGAAATTTTATTGGTGAACGACAATCCATATAGTTTTGTTTTGAATGACAAGCCGATGAGTTTGTTGCAAGTAGAAGGAGCAAAGGATGTAGCTTTAGAACTGAATTCTTTGAGTAAAACTTTTAACATGGCGGGTTGGAGAGTAGGAATGGTGTTAGGAAACGCCAATGCTATTGATGCGGTTTTGAAAGTAAAAAGCAATATGGATAGCGGCATGTTTTACGGAATTCAAAAAGGAGCTGTTGAAGCTTTAAAAAGTGATAAGGCTTGGTTTGATGCTATGAATGAAATCTATAAAAAAAGACGAATTGTAACAGAGGAACTCGCTGAAAAATTGGGTTGTAAAGTGTATAAAGAAGGTGTTGGTTTATTTGTTTGGGCAAAGTTACCCGCTGGAGTTACATCAGCAGAGGTGTTTATTGATAAAATCTTGCATGAGAAATCAATTTTTATTACACCGGGAACTATTTTTGGGAGTAATGGAGAAGGGTACATTCGGTTTGCTTTGTGTGTTGAAGAAGAAAAAATTAGGGAAGCTATCAGTCGATTTTAG